The genomic region ATTTCACCGCTACACCTGGAATTCTACCCCCCTCTACAAGACTCTAGCCTGCCAGTTTCGAATGCAGTTCCCAGGTTGAGCCCGGGGATTTCACATCCGACTTGACAGACCGCCTGCGTGCGCTTTACGCCCAGTAATTCCGATTAACGCTTGCACCCTCCGTATTACCGCGGCTGCTGGCACGGAGTTAGCCGGTGCTTCTTCTGCGGGTAACGTCAATTGCTGAGGTTATTAACCTCAACACCTTCCTCCCCGCTGAAAGTACTTTACAACCCGAAGGCCTTCTTCATACACGCGGCATGGCTGCATCAGGCTTGCGCCCATTGTGCAATATTCCCCACTGCTGCCTCCCGTAGGAGTCTGGACCGTGTCTCAGTTCCAGTGTGGCTGGTCATCCTCTCAGACCAGCTAGGGATCGTCGCCTTGGTGAGCCGTTACCTCACCAACAAGCTAATCCCATCTGGGCACATCCGATGGCAAGAGGCCCGAAGGTCCCCCTCTTTGGTCTTGCGACGTTATGCGGTATTAGCTACCGTTTCCAGTAGTTATCCCCCTCCATCGGGCAGTTTCCCAGACATTACTCACCCGTCCGCCACTCGTCAGCAAAGCAGCAAGCTGCTTCCTGTTACCGTTCGACTTGCATGTGTTAGGCCTGCCGCCAGCGTTCAATCTGAGCCATGATCAAACTCTTCAATTTAAGTTTGATGCTCGTAGAATTAAACTTCGTAATGAATTACGTGTTCACTCTTTGAGACTTGGTATTCATTTAGTGTCCGAGGACATTAAGAATCCATGTCACTTTGAGTGCCCACACAGATTGTCTGATAAATTGTTAAAGAGCAGTTGCGACGCGCTTCAGCGCTCTGTCGCGAGGTGGCGTATATTACGCTTTCCTCTTTCAGAGTCAACCCTGAATTTCAGGATTTTTCTCTTCATCGCCACTGGCGTTTTTCTGTGAAGTGATTCACATCCGCCGTGTCGATGGAGGCGCATTATAGGGAGTTCCCGAGCATCCGCAATAGAAAAATTGCAGAAAAATGACTGACTGCTGCATTCCCCAGCAAAACCCCGCTTTATACCCTTTTACACACAGACTTATCCACAATTGCACGATTCCTTTCGCGGATCTCACCGTCCAGAGCGGCTATCTATAGAAGGAAAATTAACGCCAATATCGAAACAGAAAAATTCGCGAGCGTTGCGCAAACGTTTTCGTTACAATGCCCACCGCAAAACTAAGATGCCCCGTAAGGGGCGTTAGCTGAGTTTTTCACGAAAAATTCAGCTAACGCTCTCTGTAATAGTCAAATCCAGGGGATTTACCATGCAACAACGTCGTCCAGTCCGCCGCGCTCTGCTCAGTGTTTCTGACAAAGCCGGTATCGTTGAATTCGCCCAGGCACTTTCCGCTCGCGGTGTGGAGCTTCTGTCTACAGGGGGCACCGCCCGTCTGTTAGCAGAAAAAGGTCTGCCAGTGACCGAAGTTTCCGATTACACCGGTTTCCCGGAAATGATGGATGGACGCGTGAAGACCCTGCATCCGAAAGTCCACGGCGGTATTCTTGGTCGTCGTGGTCAGGATGATGGGATTATGGAACAGCACGGTATCGCCCCCATCGACATGGTCGTCGTGAATCTTTATCCGTTCGCCGAGACCGTCGCACGTGAAGGCTGCTCGCTGGAAGATGCGGTAGAAAACATTGATATCGGCGGCCCGACCATGGTTCGCTCCGCAGCGAAGAACCATAAAGATGTCGCCATCGTGGTGAAGAGCAGTGACTACGACGCCATTATTAAAGAGATGGATGCCAATGAAGGCTCGCTGACTCTCGATACCCGTTTCGATCTCGCCATTAAAGCTTTCGAGCACACCGCCGCCTACGACAGCATGATCGCCAACTACTTCGGCAGCATGGTTCCGGCTTATCACGGCGAAAGTAAAGACGCTGCCGGACGCTTCCCGCGTACACTGAACCTGAACTTCATTAAGAAGCAGGATATGCGCTACGGCGAGAACAGCCACCAGCAGGCTGCCTTCTATATAGAAGAGAATGTAAAAGAAGCTTCCGTTGCCACCGCACAGCAAGTTCAGGGCAAAGCACTCTCCTACAACAACATCGCCGATACCGACGCTGCGCTGGAATGTGTGAAAGAGTTCAACGAGCCAGCCTGCGTTATCGTTAAGCACGCCAACCCATGCGGCGTGGCGGTAAGCACCTCTATTCTGGACGCTTACGATCGCGCATATAAAACCGACCCGACCTCCGCGTTCGGCGGCATTATCGCCTTTAACCGCGAGCTGGATGCCGAAACCGCGCAGGCAATTATCTCCCGCCAGTTTGTCGAAGTGATCATCGCGCCGTCTGCTACCGAAGACGCGCTGAAAATCACCGCCGCCAAACAGAACGTTCGCGTCCTGACCTGCGGTCAGTGGGCAGAGCGCGTACCGGGTCTGGACTTCAAACGCGTCAACGGCGGTTTGCTGGTTCAGGACCGTGACCTGGGAATGGTCACTGCGGGTGAACTGCGTGTCGTCACGAAGCGCCAGCCCACCGAGCAGGAACTGCGTGATGCGCTGTTCTGCTGGAAAGTGGCGAAATTCGTTAAATCCAACGCCATTGTCTACGCCAAAGAGAATATGACCATCGGCATCGGCGCAGGCCAGATGAGCCGCGTCTACTCCGCGAAAATTGCAGGCATTAAAGCTGCTGATGAGGGACTGGAAGTGAAAGGTTCCGCCATGGCGTCTGATGCCTTCTTCCCGTTCCGCGATGGCATTGACGCCGCTGCCGCCGTTGGCGTGAGCTGCGTTATCCAGCCTGGCGGTTCCATCCGTGATGATGAAGTGATTGCCGCCGCTGATGAGCACGGTATTGCGATGATCTTCACCGACATGCGCCACTTCCGCCATTAATGGAGCGAAACATGAAAGTATTAGTGATTGGCAACGGCGGGCGCGAGCACGCACTGGCGTGGAAAGCAGCCCAGTCGCCAAAAGTGACAACCGTGTTTGTCGCGCCAGGTAACGCCGGTACCGCGCTGGAACCGACCCTGCAAAACGTCGCCATTAGCGCTACCGATATTCCGGCACTACTGAACTTTGCGCAGAGCGAGAAGATCGACCTGACCATCGTTGGTCCGGAAGCGCCGCTGGTAATTGGCGTGGTGGATACCTTCCGCGCTGCGGGTTTGAAAATATTCGGACCAACCGAAGGGGCAGCGCAGCTTGAAGGCTCGAAAGCGTTCACTAAGGATTTCCTTGCGCGCCATCAGATCCCTACTGCCGAGTACCAGAACTTCACCGAAATAGAACCTGCGCTGGCCTACCTGCGGGAGAAAGGCGCACCTATCGTCATTAAGGCCGATGGTCTGGCCGCCGGTAAAGGCGTAATTGTCGCGATGACGCTTGCCGAAGCTGAAGCCGCCGTGCATGACATGCTTGCAGGTAACGCCTTTGGCGACGCGGGTCACCGCATTGTGATTGAAGAGTTTCTTGACGGTGAAGAAGCGAGCTTCATTGTGATGGTCGACGGCGAGCATGTCCTGCCAATGGCCACCAGCCAGGATCACAAACGCGTTGGCGATAAAGACACCGGACCAAACACAGGCGGCATGGGCGCGTATTCTCCGGCACCGGTAGTGACCGATGAAGTCCACCAGCGCACCATGGAACGCATCATCTGGCCAACCGTAAAAGGCATGGCGGCAGAAGGCAATACTTATACCGGTTTCCTGTATGCGGGTCTGATGATCGACAAGCAGGGCAACCCGAAGGTTATTGAATTTAACTGCCGCTTTGGCGATCCGGAAACCCAACCGATTATGCTGCGCATGAAGTCCGATCTGGTCGAACTTTGTCTGGCTGCCTGTGAAGGCAAACTGGACGAGCAGAAGTCTGAGTGGGATGAGCGCGCTTCACTGGGCGTGGTGATCGCGGCAGGAGGTTATCCTGGCGATTACCGCACGGGCGATGTGATCCACGGCCTGCCGCTGGAAGAAGTCGCGGACGGCAAAGTGTTCCACGCCGGCACGAAGCTGGCGGATAACGAACAGGTTGTCACCAGCGGCGGTCGCGTTCTGTGTGCCACTGCGCTGGGTCATACCGTGGCTGAAGCGCAGAAACGTGCTTACGCCTTAATGCGCGATATCCACTGGGACGATTGTTTCTGCCGCAAAGACATCGGCTGGCGCGCCATTGAGCGCGAGCAGAATTAACGCGACAGTTTCGCAAGCAGCGTTTTGCGCGTAATCCCTAACTGACGGGCGGCTTCTGTTTTGTTGCCGCCCGTTTTCTCCAGCGCCGCCAGAATCACCTCTTTTTCCACTTCCACCAGCGGTTGTATAACGTCTTCCCGTATCAAGGGGATTGCCGTGTTAGCAATAGCCAGCGGCAGCTCGCGTTCAGAGATGTACTCCCCGTGCAGCAGAACGACCGCACGCTCTATCGCGTTTTCCAGTTCGCGAATATTGCCCGGCCAGTCGTAATGAATCAGCAGATCCATCGCGCGTGGCGTAAAGCCTTTGACTGCTTTGCGATTGCGCTCGGCAAAGCGACGGAGAAAGTAGTCAGCCAGTAAGGGAATATCCTCCCGGCGCTGACGTAACGACGGCATTTCAATGGCCACCACGTTCAGACGATAATACAGATCCTGACGAAAACGGCCGGCGTTAACCTCTTCGGCCAGATCACGGTGCGTTGCAGCAATCAGGCGGACGTCGACGGAAAGCGTCTGATTACTCCCGACGCGCTGCACTTCACGCTCCTGAATCGCCCGAAGTAAGCGTACCTGCATCAAGGGTGAAATATCGCCAATTTCATCGAGAAACAGCGTGCCGCCGTCGGCTTCGACAAAACGCCCTTCCCGCCGCCGGTCGGCCCCGGTAAATGCTCCTTTTTCATGACCGAACAGTTCAGATTCCAGAAGTGACTCATTCAGCGCGGCACAGTTAAGCGTCACCAGCGGCTTGTCGCGACGCGCACTGCTGGCATGCAGGGCTCGCGCCACTAACTCTTTGCCGGTACCGGAGTCGCCGTGAATCAGTACCGTGGCGTCTGATGGAGCAACCATCGCAATTTCACTCAGGAGTTGCTGCATCGCCGGGCTTTCGCCGACCATGCCAAACTGCGTGGCGGACACCGAGGGCAGCTCGCTGGTGGAATCTCGCGTATGCGCCAGGGCGTTTTCCAGCGTCTCCTGAAGACGGTCAAAGTCCAACGGCTTGATGAGGTAATCCAGCGCGCCGGTTTTCAGCGCTTCGACGGCGGTTTCCACGCTGGAGTAAGCCGTCATAATCAAGACCGGAATCGCCGGGTTCAGCGCTTTGATCTCTTTAAGCGTTTCTATGCCATCCATTTCCGCCATGCGCACATCGCACAGCACAAGGTCATAAACATGCTCGCGAACTTTATCCAGCGCCGCGCGTCCGCTATAGGCCAGCGCGACGTCATAGCCCCAGCCGCGCAGTAAAGCCTGTAGAATTGTGCAGTGGCTGATGTCGTCATCGACCACCAGTATGTCAATCTTTGGGCGAATCATCCTTGTGGATCCTTACGTTTGCCTGTCACCGGTAGCCAGATAGTGAAAATGGCGCCTTTACCTGCCGGACTGTCCGCGTGAATGGTCCCACCGTGTTGTTCGATGATGTTCTGTACGACCGCCAGCCCCAGCCCCGTCCCGTCTGCTTTGGTGGTGAAATAGGGGGTGAAAATGGCGTCCAGTTGCTCCGGGGCGATCCCTTTTCCACTGTCTGTGACAGTGATTTTAACCCGTTCGGCACCGCCTGCGCTCGCCTCAATGCGGATGGTCCCCTGATGGTCGATGGCATGAATCGCATTCAGATACAGATTCAACAGCACCTGGGTCAATCGGTCCGGGTCGGCCTGAACCCTGGGCAGCGCTGCGTCAGGCATAAATTGCAGCACAATCTCCCTGCTATGAGCATCCTGGCTTATCAGTTGCAGAGAGTGTGCGATGACCTCGTTCAGATCCACCGTTTGTAGGGATAAATGCGCGGGCTTCACCAGTTCCAGCAGTTCGCTAACCACCCGGTTTAAGCGGTCGGCCTCTTTCGCCATCACCTGCGCCAACTCATGCGCTTCTCCCCCTGCGGGCGCGCGTTCGGCAAAATACTTTGCCAACCCTTTAATGGAGGAGAGCGGATTGCGAATCTCATGCGCGACGCCTGCCGCCAGGTGACCAAGCGCCACCAGCTTCTCTTTACGGTTTATTTCGTCCTGTAAAAGCTGGCGAGAACGCCTGTACCGCCGGTACCAGAAGAAGGTCAGGATTGTCGCCAGCAGTACGGTGGAAAGCGCGAACAGCATTATCAGCGTATTGCGCCACTCACGCGCCTGGGTGGTCGCTAAGTCGCGCGCATCAAAGGCGATAAAAATATACTGCGGATCAGAAACGATCGTTCTGGCTGCGTGACGCATCCTGTTGCCCATGCCGTGACCGCCCGAAACAAACAGCGGCTGGAACTGGCGGTAGATTTCCAGTGCGGGAACGGCATTCCCCTGCGCATCCAGCGCGTCAATCGATCGCCACTGCGCTTCTGCGTTCGGCGTTAATTTTTGCAACGCGTCAGCCGTATAGAGTATTTCACCGACCCGACCCGGATCGCTGTGCATGACAACGTTGCCCTGCGCGTCCGTCACGGCAAACCACAATACGCCAGGCTGCCCCGCCATCTCTTCAAGCAGCGCCTGCTGCTGGGCGTGGTGCATTCGCATCCCCATGCCGACACGGGTACCGGACTCCAGCGCGCGGATGAGCACGCTGCCCTTTTCCAGGAGCGTCTGTCGGGCAGCAGCACTTTCCCGGCCATAATCGCGAATGACCATCACGGCAAACAACCCGACCAGAATCAGTATCGCGGCGGGAAGCAAACCGCTCAGCCATTTCGCAGCGGTGTCCTTATGTTGTTGCATAACGCCATTCACTCGCTCTGTTACCCCATACATTCCTTGTTTCAGCAGAAATCATGCCAGCTTTCTTTGTCAATATCCCCGCCTTGCCACACAAACCGCCGATACAGACGAGTAAAAATGACTCGCTGCGTCAATCAGGTGGGTCATTTTTACTCGTTTCACCAACGGACGTGCGACCAGAACCCGCATCGCACGGGGAAAACACTTCTGGCACAGAAGATGCAAAAAGCAGGGTAAGACAACCCACAGGAGGACAGATAATGAAACGGAACACGAAAACAGGTCTGGCGCTAATCGCCCTTTCACTAATGGTTCTCGGCGCAAGCCCGGCATTGGCTCGGCATCACTGGGGGAACGGTGACGGTATGTGGCAGCAAAACAGCGGCGTCCTGAACGCAGAACAACAGGCTGCCGCGCAGAAAATCCATAATGAGTTTTACAACCAGGCGAATACGCTGCGCCAGCAGCTTATGTCTAAGCGCTATGAGTACAATGTGCTATTAACCGCCAGTTCGCCGGATAAAGCCAAAATCAATGCGGTGGCGAAAGAGATGGAAACGTTACGCCAGTCGCTGGATGAACTGCGCGTGAAGCGTGATGTCGCGATGGTTGAGGCTGGAGTCCCGCACGGCGCCGGAATGGGTTATAGCGGTTGCGGTGGCCGTGGCGGCGGTCATATGGGAATGGGGCGCTGGTAAATCGCTGATTGCCGGATAGTGGCTTGGGCTGCTCGTCCTGTAGGCCTGATAAGCGGAGCGCCATCAGGCATGGGATGTTGCCGGATGGCGGCTTACGCCTTATCCGGCCTACAAGGCTAGAAATTTTTCTCGGTGGGTTGCCAGTGGCAGAAATCAGCGTTAGCCACCAGCAGCAGTTGCGCCCCTTCTGGCGCCTCCAGCCATGCCACGCTGACATCAGCAGATGAACGGCTCTGGCGGCGCTCAATGTGGTTCATCGCCCACGTCTCGAGATCTGGTTTAACGGTTTCGCCTTCACAAGTCGTCACCGTGCGTTCGGCGGCATGCCAGCGCCCCTGTCGCAGGACGACACGCCCCTGACGCAGCGCGTCGCTGGTCTGGCGGATTTGCTCTGCACGATAGCGGTACAAAGCAATTTGATCGGTTGAAAGCTGCTGTTTATGGCCGTCAACTTCTCGCTGCATGAAACTCAGTTCACCACGATCGTCAAAACGCACACGGATATGTTCCGCCGGCTTGCCATAAATATTGAGTTCGATAAGAGAAAGCGTATCCCCCTGCCAGCGGTATTCGCTGGTGGTGGTACTGCCATTACGCCACGGGCTAAACACTGAAAGCATATGGACACCGTCTGCGGCGTCTTTACGCCAGATACGTACTGCGCCCTGGTCGTCCACAAACCCGCTGGCGGTAAACGGGGGTAATGAAGAGTTATAGCTACAGGCCGTCAGCAACAGCGCACCCGCCAGCATCGACACCCGATGCCAGACGGACAAAAGGGGCGAAACCGCCCCTTCGTTAAAACTGTTCACAGCCACGCGGTCTTACTTAACTGCGTCTTTCAGTGCTTTACCAGAAACAAACGCCGGCACGTTAGCTGCGGCGATTTTGATTTCTTTACCGGTCTGCGGGTTGCGGCCAGTGCGCTCAGCACGGTGGTTCACTTTGAAGGTACCGAAACCAACCAGTTGTACAGCATCGCCTTCTTTCAGAGACTCAGTAATAGCAGCCAGAGTGGATTCCAGAGCAGCTTTAGCCTGGGTTTTAGACAGTTCTGCTTTGTCTGCAATTACATCAATCAGTTGAGTCTTGTTCATAAGTTATCCTTACAATGTGTTTATCGCTTGCTAAGCATCGAGTGCGACGGAAATGCCCAAAAAGCACTCTCCTGCATACACGCACCGATAGCCACTTTTTTTCGCCCTCCAAATGTAGACCAGACGGGGGGCCGATGGGAAGCCTCCAGGTGCGACAAATCGGACGTTAAATCACGTTTTCGTGTCTTATTGCTGAAAATTTATACCGATATTACTCTCGCCCGCCTCACGCAAGTCTGCGCGGAGCCCTTTTATCAGCTCAATATCGCGTTCTTCGCAGTCAGCCAAAAGTCGGAATATTTCCCACTGAATGTCCCATTCTTGTTCAACAGCAGGGTTTTCTTTGAGTTCGTCATCCGTCATTTCCCGACCCGCCTGGGTCATTTCCAGCATCGCAACAGTCGTAATGGATGTCTTACTGACTTCAATAGCATGTTCCAGCGTTTCACCACTCAACCGCGAGTGCAACAGTTCACTTAGCGCCACGCAGGCGTCAATAGCCGGATAAACACCGTACAGATCGTAATCATCCGCCGCCGGGATCGCCTCTTCGAATTTCTCCAGTTGGCTGTCGAAATTGACTTTCGCATCTTTGACGGTGAGCGTTTCCCAGATGAGATCCAGAATACGGCGGTAGATCTGTCCATCGCCAAATTCTGTCTGCTGGCAGAACATGGCATAGTTCGGGTACATGCGCTCACACAGGCAGGCCATGAAAGTGACGTGCTGCCAGCTTTCCAGGCGCTCAAGACGCAGATGAATCGGGTTTTGTAACATGATGAATTCTCGAATCGGAAATTGGCGGCAGTGTACATCAATCAGGGCTGAATTTCCTGCCATCGCGTAAACGCCGGACGCCCGGAAGCGACAGCATCCGCCCAGCGGGTTGGTTCCGGCAGACGATAGCCTTTCATGCAGCGTTGTACCCATACCAGCGCGCTGTCTAACCCAACGCGATGCCCCGTCGCCACAAACAACGGATTGCAGCGCGCCTTACTGCGCCAGACCCAGGCCAGCTGCTCGCCTTTATCCATCAGCGGTGCCAGCGCGCCGGGCTCGGCGCTGAGCGGCTCAAATTTGCCGCACAGGCGCTTTTTCGCCACGCCAATGGTAGGAACATCCACCAGCAGCCCAAAATGGCTGGCAACGCCAAGACGGCGCGGATGGGAAATGCCATGACCATCCACGAAGAGTAAGTCGGGTTTTTGCGAAAGTTGTTCCCACGCTGCCAGCAGCGCGGGATATTCACGGAAGGAGAGAAAGCCTGGAATATAGGGCATGGTGGTGGCGATGCGCGCCACTTTGTATTCCACCAGCTCAAGCGAGGGATACTTCAGAAGTACCATTGCCGCTCGCGTCACTTCACCGCCCTGCTCAAACCCGACGTCTGCCCCGCCGATCAGATCCGGTGGATCTTTATCAAGCCGATCCGAACGGATCACCGATGAGGCTAGTTCAAGTTGTTGAGCGTGTAGTGACGCGAGATCCATAGTTTCCCCTTAGCGGTGATATTGCGCGGATAGCCGGTGCACCGCCTCCACAAATGCGCCAGCATGTTCTGGCGGCACGTCCTGGTGGATGCCGTGACCGAGGTTGAAAACGTGGCCTTCGCCCTGGCCGTAACCAGAAAGTATAGACGCCACTTCTTCCTCGATACGGGCAGGAGAGGCATAAAGCATCGACGGATCCATGTTGCCCTGCAACGCCACCTTGTCACCTACGCGACGGCGTGCATCGGCGATATCTGTCGTCCAGTCCAGTCCCAGCGCGTCGCAGCCGGTTTCCGCCATGGCTTCAAGCCATTGTCCGCCGCCCTTGGTGAACAGCGTTACCGGCACGCGCCGACCATCGTTTTCACGCAGCAGGCCATCAACAATTTTGTGCATGTAATACAAGGAGAACTGCTGATAATCGCGTCCGGTCAGCACACCGCCCCAGGTGTCAAAAATCATCACCGACTGGGCACCCGCTTTGATTTGCGCGTTCAGATACAGCGTGACGCTCTTCGCCAGTTTGTCGAGCAGCGCATGCAGCGTATGCGGATCGGCATACATCATCTTTTTAATCACGGTAAACGCTTTGCTGCTGCCGCCTTCCACCATGTAGGTTGCCAGCGTCCACGGACTGCCGGAGAAGCCGATCAGCGGCACTTCGCCCTTCAGTTCACGACGAATCGTGCGCACCGCGTTCATCACGTAACCCAGCTCATCTTCCGGGTCGGGGATCGGTAATTTTTCCACGTCAGCTTTGCTGGCGACCGGCGCGGTAAAACGTGGGCCTTCTCCGGCTTCGAAGTAAAGCCCAAGTCCCATTGCATCCGGAATGGTCAGGATGTCCGAGAAGAGGATCGCCGCATCAAGCGGATATCGGCGCAGCGGCTGTAGCGTCACTTCACAGGCCAGCTCGGCGTTTTTGCACAGTGACATAAAATCGCCCGCCTGTGCGCGGGTGGCTTTATATTCCGGTAAATAACGGCCCGCCTGGCGCATCATCCATACCGGGGTGACATCAACGGGCTGGCGCAGCAGCGCACGCAGATAACGATCGTTCTTCAGTTCGGTCATTTTTGCAGTTCCTTATTGCGTCAGGCCGTCAGTTTACCATGTCATTCATATTCAGCCCGACATATTGCCACCGTATCTTCGATCAAGCGCCGTGCGACGGTGCCCGGCGGTGGCAACAGCGGTAAATTGTCGTAGCGATACCAGTTGGCCTCCAACAGCTCTTTCGGATCGATGACGATCTCGCCGCTGTCGTAATCCGCCATAAACGCGGTCATTAATGACATGGGAAAAGGCCAGGGCTGTGAGGTGATGTAGCGCAGATTCTTAACTTTTATCGCGCTCTCTTCCATCACTTCACGCGCAACCGCCTGTTCTAAGGTTTCACCGACCTCAACAAACCCGGCGAGTACAGTATGTACGCCATTGCGATGACGGGTATGCTGAGCGAGTAAAATCGAGTCGTCACGCCGAATAGCGACAATAATGCATGGCGCAATTTGTGGGTAGTAGCGTTCCCGGCAGTGATTGCAGAGCATCGCCCACTCGGTTTTGCTGGGGTGCATGGTATGCCCGCAATAGCCACAGAACTTATGCGAACGATAAAACTCCGCCAGCTGTACGCCCCGCCCCGCCAGTTGAAACAAGCCGACATCCTGATCAATAACCTGACGGACGGAGCCCATATCATGACGACGATGCTGATGAACTAACCAGACAGGTTCCCCCTCCCACTCACCGATATGCAGTGCTTTCAGCCCCGCAAGATCGAAATTTCCCGCATCGCCATGTGGTAATTCTCCACCGGGCAACCATAATTTTTGTTCATGACTGACGATCCACCAGCCGTGATCTAAATTTTCAATTATACGATCCATAGCTCTTGCACTACCTTAGCTTCACTGGCATGTTGCTAACATAATTTTTACAATTTTTGAGTGAGCAGTTTTAAAATCTAAACTTCTGGAGTCGAACATGTTAAACCAGCTGGAAAACCTGACAGAACGCGTCGGTGGAAGTAATAAACTGGTTGATCGCTGGCTGCATGTACGTAAGCACCTGCTCGTGGCTTACAACAATCTGGTTGGCATTAGACCTGGTAAAGAATCGTACATGCGATTGAATGAAAAAGCGCTGGATGATTTTTGCCAGAGCCTGGTCGATTACCTCTCCACCGGACACTTCAGTATTTATGAACGTATTCTGCATAAATTGGAAGGGAACGGTCAGCTTTTAGCAGCGACAAAGATCTGGCCGCTGCTGGAAGCCAATACGCAACACATCATGGACTACTACGATTCCAGCCTGGAAACCGCAATCGATCATGATAATTGCCTTGAATTTCAACAGGCACTGTCGGATATCGGCGAAGCGCTGGAAGCCCGGTTCGTGCTGGAAGACAAGCTGATTATGCTGGTATTTGAGGCCATGCATGAGAACGCCAAAATCAAACGGCCTGCTTGAGTTCTGCGCAGTTAACGCGTAGTTTACAAATGTCCCCCTCTCAGGAGGGGAAGTTATCTTGTCGGAGTGCCTGTTTTTCACCTAAGCCGACGTAATGCCTCAGGGCAGCACGAAGGAATA from Citrobacter sp. RHB25-C09 harbors:
- the nfi gene encoding deoxyribonuclease V (cleaves DNA at apurinic or apyrimidinic sites); the protein is MDLASLHAQQLELASSVIRSDRLDKDPPDLIGGADVGFEQGGEVTRAAMVLLKYPSLELVEYKVARIATTMPYIPGFLSFREYPALLAAWEQLSQKPDLLFVDGHGISHPRRLGVASHFGLLVDVPTIGVAKKRLCGKFEPLSAEPGALAPLMDKGEQLAWVWRSKARCNPLFVATGHRVGLDSALVWVQRCMKGYRLPEPTRWADAVASGRPAFTRWQEIQP
- the nudC gene encoding NAD(+) diphosphatase — encoded protein: MDRIIENLDHGWWIVSHEQKLWLPGGELPHGDAGNFDLAGLKALHIGEWEGEPVWLVHQHRRHDMGSVRQVIDQDVGLFQLAGRGVQLAEFYRSHKFCGYCGHTMHPSKTEWAMLCNHCRERYYPQIAPCIIVAIRRDDSILLAQHTRHRNGVHTVLAGFVEVGETLEQAVAREVMEESAIKVKNLRYITSQPWPFPMSLMTAFMADYDSGEIVIDPKELLEANWYRYDNLPLLPPPGTVARRLIEDTVAICRAEYE
- the rsd gene encoding sigma D regulator; protein product: MLNQLENLTERVGGSNKLVDRWLHVRKHLLVAYNNLVGIRPGKESYMRLNEKALDDFCQSLVDYLSTGHFSIYERILHKLEGNGQLLAATKIWPLLEANTQHIMDYYDSSLETAIDHDNCLEFQQALSDIGEALEARFVLEDKLIMLVFEAMHENAKIKRPA
- the hemE gene encoding uroporphyrinogen decarboxylase, giving the protein MTELKNDRYLRALLRQPVDVTPVWMMRQAGRYLPEYKATRAQAGDFMSLCKNAELACEVTLQPLRRYPLDAAILFSDILTIPDAMGLGLYFEAGEGPRFTAPVASKADVEKLPIPDPEDELGYVMNAVRTIRRELKGEVPLIGFSGSPWTLATYMVEGGSSKAFTVIKKMMYADPHTLHALLDKLAKSVTLYLNAQIKAGAQSVMIFDTWGGVLTGRDYQQFSLYYMHKIVDGLLRENDGRRVPVTLFTKGGGQWLEAMAETGCDALGLDWTTDIADARRRVGDKVALQGNMDPSMLYASPARIEEEVASILSGYGQGEGHVFNLGHGIHQDVPPEHAGAFVEAVHRLSAQYHR